The following DNA comes from Phytohabitans rumicis.
GACGACCTGCCCGGCCTCACGCCCGGCCTGCTCGTCCCGGACGACACCGGCTGGCTCCCCACGACGACACTGGTCGACGGCTCGCGCCTGCCCGACCTGCTCGACGCCGCCAAGCGCCGGTGGAACGCGTCTCCGCACGCCGCCGCCGCGCTCGCCTGGAAGGCGTACAGCTACTGGTTGGCGCTGCCGGCCGTGCTCGGCTGGGCATCGGCGCGGCGGGTCCCGCTGCTGGTCCCGGCCGACGTGCTGATGCACTTCGAAGACCAGCGCCCACTGCTCACCCTGGGTCTACGGCGGTCCATCTCCGTCGCCGTACTGCCCAGCGACCCGCTGGCCCTCTCCGGCCTGCCGCAGGTGCGCGTCGTCCGCGACGAAGCGGCCCTGCTGGGAGCGCTGCGGGCGTCGCTGCTCGACGCCCACCTCACCCCGCTGCTGGACACGATCCACTCCCAGGTGCGGGTCGGCCCGCGTACGCTGCTCGGCTCGGTCAGCTCCGGCATCGCCCACGGCATCCTGCGCGCGGCCGATGTGCTCCCCGGGTCGACCGTGGAGCACGTCGGCACGCTGCTCTCGACGCTCGGCATCGACGACCTCATCGAGCTGGTGCCCGGCCCGACCGGCGAGCCGACCGTGCAGCGCAAGACCTGCTGCCTGGCGTTCACCCTGCCTAAGCCCAAGATCTGCACCGGCTGCTGCATCAAGCCCTGACCTCCGCGCTCCCTCCGCCCGCGCGCTCTTGCCGCGCCCGCCCGCCCTCGCCGCGCACGCGCGCTCTTGACGTCGATCAAGGGCAAATGGTCGTGCTTTGATCTCTAAACCACGACCATTTGCCCTTGGTCGACGGCGAATTCCTTGATCGCGTCACGCCTTGACTTGGAAGGTCGCGCGGAGGGTGGCTCGGGCGAGCGTGTGGAAGGCCAGGTTAAAGCCCACCACGGCGGGCGAGACGTCCGGCGTGACGTCGAGGCGGTCCACGTCGATGGCGTGCACGGCGAAGACGTACCGGTGCTGCCGGTCACCGGCGGGCGGAGCCGAGCCGCCGTACGCCCGCGTGCCGTAGTCGTTGCGGACGTGGAAGCCGCCGTGAACGTCTTCCGCGCCCGCGCCCTGGGCCAACTCGGTGACCGAGGCCGGCAGGTTGACCAGCGTCCAGTGCCAGAAGCCGCTGCCGGTGGGCGCGTCCGGGTCGAAGCAGGTCACCACGAAACCGCGGGTCTGCGCGGGGAAGCCGGACCACGCGAGGTGCGGCGAGAGATTCTGCCCGCCGACGCTCTGGTGTGCGAACGCCGGGTCGAGCGGCTGGCCATCCTTGAAGTCGTCGCTGGTGAGCGTGAACGACGGGACGGTCGGCAGCAGGTCGTACGGGTCCGGCGCGATAGGACGGTCAAGACTCATGTCGTCATCTTTCCACTCCTGAGAGGCATGTGGCTCAGACGCGCCATGCCTCCCAGGCGTCCTGGAGGATGTGAGTGATCGTCGATCGAACCGGCTGCCAGCCCAACTCCTCCCTCGCCCGCTTGATGTCCGCGATGAGCGTCTGCGGCTCCGGCTTCGGCGGCGTCCGCTCGACCGGCACCGCGCGACCCGACACGCGCTCCGCCGTGGCCACCACCTCGGCCATGCTCACACCGACGCCGCTGCCGACGTTGTAGAACCGACAGTGGCCGGGCTCGGTGTGCCGCAGGCTCCGCTGGATCGCCTCCGCCACGTCGGCGACGTGCACGAAATCGCGTACGGCAGAGCCGTCGCCGTTGAGCGTCATGTGCGGAAGCTGGCCGGTGACGGCACGGAGGACGTTCGGGATGATGCGGGTGGTGTCGGTGTCGGTCACCCCACCGGCGGCGCCGGCGATGTTGAAGCAGCGCAGCACGGTCGCGCCGATCGCCCCCGTGGCGGCGTACGCGCCGAGCATCTGCTCCGCCGCGACCTTGGACGCGGCGTACGGGCTCTCCGGGTGGACATCCAGGTCTTCGGAGAGCGCACCGACGTTTCGCGAGCCGTACACGATGCTGGACGAGGTCAGCACGAAGGCCACCGGCCGGTGGAGCGCCAGGAGCAGGTTGAGCGTGCCGTTGGTGTTCACGTCGAAGTAGGTCAGCGGATCCGCGAAGGACCCGCGGGCACTGATCGCGGCGGCGAGATGGCAGACGCCGTCGAAGTCGCCCGCACGGATGATCTCTTCGATGCCAGCCCGGTCACGCACGTCCCCGACGACCACCCGCACGCCGGGAGGCGTCTCGGCGGCGGGCCTGCCCCTGGTCAGGACGGTGACGTCGTCCCCGGCCGCGAGGAGCTCGCGGGTAACGGCCAGCCCCAGAAACCCAAGCCCACCGGTGACGAGTACGCGCACGTTCGGTCCCTTCCAAAGGCGGCGGGTGTGGCGACCTGACGCACGGTGTCAGGCGGCGAGGTTGAGGTCAAGGTCGTCGACGCGGGTGAAGATCGCGGGGCCGGTCCGGATCGTGGCGTGGCCGGCGCCCAGCAGCGCAGCGAGTTCCAGGTGCGTATGCCGGTCGTAGTCGCCGTCTATGGGCATTGCCAATCGGCGGCGCGGAGCCGGTCGTTGGCGCGTCGGACGGTGATCGCCGCGATCCAAGCCCGGTTGTCGACCCAGGCGTCGTCGACATGGTGTCCGGCCAGGTGCCACACCTCGACGAACGTCGACCGTGTCACGGCCCGGGCGTCGACCGGATGCGGCAGCACCCGGATGGCGTCGCGCCAGACACGCATGACCTGGAAGGCGTACAGACATCGGAACGCCGCCTGGTCGCCGGTCGCAATCCGAATGACAAGGTGGTGCAGACGATCGCTGCTGTTCGCCGCAGTGAAGGTACGTATGTTCGTCGATGCCTTGATCATGTGCCGCTCCTGGGTGCGTCTGCCTGGGCGTGGACGCGCCGCCGGGGACCGGAGCGGCAATCGTCCACCAGGTTACCCCTTACCGCACCGCATAAGGCGTAGGGTGAGTACGTCGCTCAAGTCCCCGGTGGCCTGACAATCCGCCATCGGCGGGCGCGCCCATCAGAGGTTGAGGTCTCACGACCGGGCGGCTCAGGTTTCCGCGCAGCGAAGCGATAGTCAGCGGCATCCGCTGACAGTCCGCCGCGCGCACACGTCATCTACCACCTGCCCGAGGCCCGCTGGGCCCGCGAGGAGCATTCATGTCCGCACAGCCGCAACCGGCACCGATGCATCAGACCGATGCCGAGCAGATCGATCAGGCCAACGGGACGGGCCGTACCCCGGTGGTGTTCATCCACGGGCTCTGGCTGCTGCCCAGCAGTTGGGACCGCTGGGGCCCCGTCTTCGCCGACGCCGGGTACGCGCCGATGTGCCCGGGTTGGCCGGACGACCCCGACACCGTCGCGGAGGCGTACGCGGAGCCGGAGGTCTTCGCCAACAAGACAGTGGGTCAGGTGGCCGACCACTACGCCGCGATCATCGGCAAGCTCGCCAAGAAGCCGGTCGTGATAGGACACTCCTTCGGCGGTCTGCTCACCCAGATCCTCGCCGGCCGTGGCCTGGCCGTGGCGTCGGTGGCCATCGACTCCGCACCCTTCCGGGGCGTACTGCCGCTGCCCATCTCGGCGCTGCGGTCCGCGGCTCCGGTCCTGGCCAACCCCGCCAACCGGCACCGCGCCGTGCCATTGACCTTCGAGCAGTTCCGGTACGCGTTCGGCAACGCGGTCACCGAAGGCGAGGCCAAGGAGCTGTTCGAGACGTTCGCCGTGCCGGCCGCTGGCGCGCCGATCTTCCAGGCGGCGGCCGCCAACCTCAACCCGTGGACCGAGGCGAAGGTCAACAGCACCAACCCCGGCCGCGGGCCGATGCTGGTCATCTCCGGGGAGAAGGACCACACCGTCCCGAGGGCCATCTCGGATGCCATCTACGCCAAGCAGAAGCGCAACCCGGGGGTGACCGAGTTCGTGGAGGTACCCAACCGGGGACATTCGCTGACCATCGACGGCGGCTGGCGTGAGGTCGCCGATACGGCGCTTGCCTTCGTCCAGCGCTTCGCCTAGACCAGCCGCTATTTGAGGTGCTTCGCGATGTCTTTGCAGGCGGTGAGCCCCACGGAGCCGCCCGGCACGATGAACTTGTACTCGCCCGGCGGCAGGTCGCGGAGGAGATCGCGTAGCTCCGCCGGGGTGAGCGGTCGCGCCGACGGCATGGCGGCGACCTGGCGCAGGCACGGCTCGACGGCGGTGAACCGGGCGTTCGCGGCGTCGGCCCGTTCCCGTGCCTCGGTGGCCTCCGTGCGCAGCGCCGCGGTCTCCTCGCGCAGCGCGGCCTCACGGGCCGCGAGGTCCGTGGCCCGGCTGCGTTCGTGGTCGCGGTCCCCGGCCGCGTCCACATACAACCCGACGAGTACGGCGGCGGCCGCGGCCAGCACGCCCACCGTGAGCGCGACCCACCATTGTGGACGGCGCGGAGTCTTTGGTGCGTCGTCGTCTGTCACATGAATCAGTTTGTGTCCCGCACGCAAGTTTTCTCCCTGGGTGCATGCGTCCTCGAACGGGGTTGCCGGGATCGAAGGACCATGGTTCGATCACGTGACTCTGGCGTCAGCCGAATTCTCTCTTTTGCTTGGTTCACGGGGGATCACGCATGCGAAAGACAATCCTGGCGAGCGTTGCCGCGACGGCGTTGACCGGTGGCGCGCTGCTGGTCAACGCGGGCCCGGCTCAGGCCGCCGCTGCTCCCGTCCTGTACGTCAGGAAGGGCGCGCAATGCACGGACGCCGGTGCGGGCACGCTGGAGCAGCCGTTCTGCACGATCGGTGCGGCGGCCGCCATCGCCACCGCCGGGCAGACGGTCGACGTCGGTGGCAGCGGCTACAACGAGCGCGTCACCGTCGCCAATTCCGGTACGCCGGAGCAGCCGATCGTCTTCGAGTTGCGCGGGGGCACCGGCTACACGCTGGTCGGGCCCACGGCCGGCTTCGTCATCGACGGCCAGCACGACATCACGATCAAGAATCTGCGCGTCAGCCAGACGGCTGGCGTGCCCGCCCTGGACCTGCGCAACTCCTCTGCCGTCGCCATCGACGGCGGCAGCCTGGTGATGGCGAGTTCCACGACCACACCGGCCGCGAGGCTCACGGGAGTGACCCGGTCGACGCTGAGGTTTGTCACGATCAGCGGTGGGACGCTTCTCCCCGCCGGTCTGATCATGGACGCCGCCACCAGCGAAGTCACGGTGAAAAACTTCAGTCTCGTCGGCAGCCGCGCGTATGACACGGCCGACCGCAGTGTCGGGATCCAGGTCGCCGGGGCCAACAACACGGTCATCAACAACAACGTCAACGGCTTCACCGGCGCGGCCATCGCGGTCGAGCCCGGTGCGACCGGCACCGTGGTGGCCAATAACCAGATCACTGGCGGGGCTGGCTACGGCATCCACAACCGTGGTGCCACCGTCACGGCGATCGCCAACAACACCATCCGGGAGCGGTGCCTCGACGGCGTACGGGTAGACGGAGCCTCTTCCGGTGTGTCCGTGCAAAACAACGCGCTGATTCTGAACGGCCACTTCAGCCGGATCTACTGCGATCCCGCCGTGCTCGACGGCGTGGAGATCGGTGTCCATGGCGACGCGGTCAAGGACACGGTGGTCGACTACAACAACGCGACCCACGGGGGCGCGCCGGCCACGGAGATGTACGGCTGGAACGGCAAGCGGATGAGCCTGGCCGAGTTCCGTACCGTGTCCCGTCAGGCCGCGCACGACCTGGAGACGGCGCAGACCCTGCACAACACCGACTCGGCGAACTCGGCGGCCCCGGATATCAGGCCACCGACCAGATCGGCGTGGCGCGTGCCGACGATCCGACCGTCGCCAACACCGGCGCCGGCCCCATCGCGTACGCCGACCGCGGTGCGAAAGAGTCCGTCAAGTACCCGCTGGCCCTCATCGACGTCACCATGGACCTTTCGGCTCGCTCGGTCAGGGTGGACGCGTCCAGGTCGCAGCCGGGCTGGACCCCGATCGCGTCGTACGAGTTCAGCTTCGGCGACGGGACGGTCATCACCCAGGCGTCGCCGATCGCGTCGCACACCTACACGTACGACGCCGATTTCCCCGTCTCCGTCAAGGCCATCGGGACCGACGGCCGGTCGGCCAGCAAGGCAGACATCGTCACCATCCGGCGGTCGGCCGGCACCGTGGGCCTGCTCTCCCAGTACAACCTCACGTACGTCGCCAGTTCGAGCACGAGTGGCAGCCTTTTCGTGCCGCACCAGTACGGCCTGACGGCGGCCGGGCAGTTCGACCTCGTCAGCACGGACTCCGGGCAGGTGGCGCTGGTCTCCCGGGCGCTGGGCAAGTACCTGACGGTCAACATCGACTCGTCCGGCGTCCCGTCGCTCAGCGCCTGGCAGACCAGGCTCGGAGACGCGGAGCTTTTCACCGTCGTACGCAACGCGGACGGCAGCATCAGCCTCAAGGCGTTGGTCAACAACCGCTATGTGAGCATCCAGTCGCCGGACTCCCCGTTCCTGGTCGCGGACCGGGTCAAGATCGGGCCGTGGGAGAAGTTCTTCCAGGTGGCGGTGTCCGACGCGACGCGGTCGCTGAAGGCCGGGGTGAACAGCCGGTTCGTGGCCGCGGAGAGCGCCGGGACGAAGCCGCTGATCGCGAACCGTACCGCGGTGGGGCCGTGGGAGCAGTTCGCCGTGATCGACCTGGGCAACGGTCAGGTCGCGCTCTTCTCCCGGGTGAACAACCGGTTCGTGGTGGCGGAGAGCGCCGGCACCAAGCCGCTGATCGCCAACCGCACGGCGGTCGGTCCGTGGGAGCGGTTCACGCTGGTGCGCAACAGCGACGGCACGGTGAGCTTGAAGGCCGCCATCAACGGCCGGTACGTCGTGGCCGAGAGCGCCGGGACGAAGCCGCTGATCGCCAACCGCACGGCCATCGGTGCCTGGGAGAAGTTCACCCTGGGTTGACGCCCGCCCACAATGGACGGCGTGGCGCAGCCTGATGATCTGAACGACGTTGAGAAGGCCCTCTGGGAGGCGTTTCCAGCGGGTGCGCTCGTGGACCTCCGTGCGGCGGGTACGCCGCCGGAGGTACGCGGGGAGGTCATCGCGGCGCTGCTGCTCGGCGCGCGGGAGGACGAGGTCGGTCACGCCGCCGCCGTCCGGCTGCGCGGGGCCCGGATCACCGGCTCGCTGCGGCTGGTCTTCGCGGAGGTCGGCCATCCGCTGCTGCTGGAGGAGTGCGAGTTCGACGAGCGGCCCGACCTGTACTGGGCCCGGCTGTCGCACACCAGCTTCGCCGGGTCGCGCATGCCGGGCTTCATGGGTTCCAACGTCCGCGTCGACGGCCACCTGCAATTGAGCCGGTGCACGATCACCGACGGCGTACGGCTGGGCGGCGCGCAGATCTCCGGCGGGCTGCTGCTCTTCGAGGCACACCTGACCGGTCCCGCGGATGGCTGGGCCCTGTACGCGCAGCGCGCCGCCATCGCCGGCGACGTCGTGATGACGGGTGCCCAGGTGACCGGCCCGGTGCGCTTCGGCAACGGCCGGATCGGCGGCACGGTCGAGCTGGACCGCATCCGCATCACCGCGCCCGGCCCGCACCCGGCGCTCGACACCGACAACACGACCGCGGATGCGGCGTTCTACTGCCGGTACGCCGAGATCGACGGCGAGGTGACGATGCGGCACAGCCGGATCACGGGCGCGCTCTCGTTCAGCCGGTCCAACCTGCGCAATCCGGGCGGGACGGCGCTGCGGGTGAGCCGAGCCACTCTGGAGGGCGGCCTCTACCTGCACGACGGCTTCACCGCGGAGGGGATCTCCGGCTGGTCAGCGCCCGCATCGGCCGGACGCTCCGGCTGGACTCGGCGCGGCTGCGCAACCCGGGCCGGGTGGCGCTGTGCGTCGACTTCGCGACGATCGAAGGGGTGCTTGACGGCCGGGGTGGCCTCACCATCGACGGTGAGGTGAGCCTCTTGGACGCCACCGTCACCGGGCCGGCGCACTTCGAGGGTGCGACGCTGCGTAACCCGGGCGGCGCGGCGCTCACGGCCCACGGGCTGACGGCCGGCTCGCTGCTGAACCTCTGCGACGGGTTCACCGCCGAAGGCCGGGTGCGGCTGGCGAACGCCTCGGTAGCCAGCCGGCTCTGCTTCAACGACGCCACGCTCCGGGCGCCCGGCGACACGGCGCTGTCGTGCTGGCGGGTCGACACGCGGGAGCTGTCCATGCGGTGGGACACGGCCCCGGAGGGCGGCGTCGACCTGCGCCACGCCACGGTGGGGATCCTGCGGGACCGACCCGGTCGTTGGCCAACTCCGCTGGACCTCGATGGACTGCGCTACGACGTACTCGATCCGCCGTTGGACGCCGCGGCGCGACTGCCGTGGGTGGATCGCGGACCGCACGGCTTCCGGCCGCAGCCGTTCGAGCAGTTGGCGGCCACCTACCAGGCGCTTGGCGACGGCGCCCAGGCACGCACGGTGCTGCTGGCCAAGCATCGCCGGCAGAATGCCGGCTTTGCCTGGTACGCGCGGCTCTGGGGTCATCTGCAGGACGTCACGGTCGGGTACGGCTACCGCCCGCTGCGCGCCGCGTTCTGGCTGATGGCGCTGCTCGTGGTGGGGATCGCGGCGAACGTCAGGATGGACCCGGCGCCGGTCGACCCGGGTCAGACCACGAAGTTTCAGCCGGTGATCTACACGATGGACCTGCTGTTGCCGATCATCGACCTCGGGCAGGAACGGGCGTTCCAGCCGACCGGTGCCAACCAGTGGCTGGCTTACTTCCTGATCGTCGCCGGCTGGTTGCTGGCGACGACCATCGCGGCTGGCCTCACCAGGTCGCTGCGACGCGCCTGAGGTGGTGTGATGGCACCGTGAGTCGCGCCGTCGAGGAGACCAACCGGCGGCTGCTGCGCGCCCGCGACGCGATGGACCGGGCGTACGCCCAGCCGCTCGACATCCCCGCCCTGGCCCGGATCGCCTATGTGTCCGAGGCGTACTTCATCCGTACCTTCCGGGCGACGTTCGGTGAGACGCCGCACCGCTATCTCCAGCGCCGGCGGGTCGAGCGCTCGATGTTCATGCTGCGCGAGACCACTCGTTCGGTGACCGACATCTGCACGGCGGTGGGGTTCACGAGCCTGGGCACGTTCAGCCGGACTTTTCGCGACATCGTGGGGCAGTCCCCGACCGAGTACCGGCATGCGGCGAAGCAAGTGGCTGTCCCGACGTGTTTCACCCGAGCCTGGACGCGACCGGTCAATTTTGGATAAGCCTTACGTCCCGCCGCGCGACTAGCGTCGCCAGCATGATGACCGCGACAACACTTTCCTCGATCTTCGTGCTCGACCAGGACGAGGCCCTCGACTTCTACGTCGGCACGCTCGGCTTGGAGGTCAACACCGACCAGGACCTGGGCTTCATGCGCTGGCTGACGGTGAACGTCCCGGGCGACCCGGGCCGGGCGATCCTGCTGGAACGGCCCGGACCGCCCTCGATGGACGAGGCGACGGCGGAGCGGGTCCGCGAGCTGGTGTCCAAGGGCGCCGGCGGGGGCTGGATCGGCTTCGACACCGACGACGCGCGCAAGACGTACGAGGAGCTGAAGGCCAAGGGCGTCGACTTCACCGATGAGCCGACCGAGCGCCCGTACGGGGTCGACTTCGGCCTGCGCGACCCCTTCGGCAACGCGATCCGGATCGTCCAGCGGGTCCGGTAAGGGTTAGGACACGCCCGCGGGCCTCTCAGGAGACGCCCGCGGGCCGGAACTGCACGCTGACCCGCGGGCCCACCGGCCGGGCGGTCTTGGGGATGGCGTGCTCCCAGGTGCGCTGGCACGAGCCGCCCATGACGATCAGGTCGCCGTGGCCGAGCGGGAAGCGCAGGCTCTGGCCGCCGCCCTTGGGACGCAGCAGCAGCGGCCGGGGCTCGCCGAACGAGACGATCGCGACCATCGTGTCGACCCGGGCGGCACGACCGTTGGTGTCGCCGTGCCAGGCGACGCTGTCCCGCCCGGTGCGGTAGAGGCACATCCCCGCCGTGACGAAGGGCTCGCCGAGCTCGGCGGCGTAGTGGGCGGTGAGGCGCTGGCGGGCCTCCTCCAGCACGGGGTGGGGGAGCGGATCGCCAGCGTCGTACCAGCTCAGCAGGCGGGGGACGTCGACCTCGCGCTCGTACATCTCGCGGCGCTCGGCCCGCCAGTCGACGTCGTGCAGCAGGGCGTCCAGGACGATGTCGGAGCCGTGCACCCAGCCGGGCAGGTGGTCGACCCAGGCGCCGCGGCTGAGCGGGTGGCGGCGCACCCGACCCGCGAGCGGGCCGAGGCTCGCCTCCGCGGCCAGGTCCAGCATCGAGGGCTGGTGCACCACCTCCATGCCCAGCACCCTACGCCTATTCGTACGCCCGTGCTAAGTCAAACGCGGTGAGCGTGGCGTCGAGCAGCTGTTCCTGCACGTCTGGTGGGTAGCCGGCGGGGTCGGCCGATGCCAGGGCGGCGACGCCTTCCGCCATCGCGATCAGGGCGAGGGCGACCGTGGCCGCGCGTTCGGCCGGCCACCGCGGCGCGGCGGCCGAGACGAGCCGGGTCACGCGTTCCCGCCAGGCCCGGTTGTTCGTGCGGTGCAGGGCGATCAGTTCCTCGTCGCCCACGGCCGCGGCCAGGAAGCCCATCCAGACGATGCTCTCGCTGCGCAGCTCCTCGTCCAGGGCGAGTCCCTGCCGGAGGATCGCGCGCAGCGCCTCCCGTGGGCCGGCCGCCCGCGCTTCGAGCTCCTCCACGCGGGCGCAGGTGCGCTCGTGCAGCAGTCGGCGGGCATGCAGGAGCAGCGACCGGCGGTTGGGGAACCGATGCATGACCAACCCGGTCGTGCAGCCGGCCGCGGCGGCGACGGCCCGGATGGTCAGGTGCTCGATGCCCCGGTGCGCCAGTACGTCCCACACCGCCTGGGAGAGCTGCGCCTCTTGGGCTGCCCGGTCTGCCGTACGCGTCATGGGAACAGATGTTACCGTAACGCTTGTGACGGAAAGCCGGTGTGTGATCGAAGTACGGCCGTGGGACGACCCCGACGGCGCGGCACTGCGTGTGGCGCAGCGGGCGGAGCTCGACGCCCGGTACGGCAGCGACGACCATGAACCCGGCGCCGCTCCCTCGGCGGCGGACATCGACCTCTTCGTCGTGGCCACCGAGCGCGGCCGGCCGGTCGGCTGCGGTGCCCTACGGCGGCTCGACCCGGAGTCCGCGGAGATCAAGCGCATGTACGTCGTGCCCGACGCCCGCGGGACCGGCGTCGCGACCGCGCTGCTCCGGGCGCTGGAGGCGGCCGCGATCGAGCGCGGATGGTCGACGCTGCGCCTGGAGACGGGCACCGAGCAGCCGGACGCGCGGCGCTTCTACGAGCGCGAGGGCTACCGCGAGATCCCGCTCTTCGGCAGCTACGTCGGCTCCACGCTCTCCGTCTGCTACGAACGCCACCTCCGCGTAGGGAACGCCCGACGCTGAGCGCCCTCGCGCCGCCCTCCGCCGCCGCGCGAGGGCGCGGGGACGCCGCGCGAGGGCGCGGGGTGGAGAAGTGGGGGGCTAGAGGCGTTCGGCGAAGGCCCGCAGGTCGCGGCGCTCGATGGCGGCGGCCATCAGGTCGGGGAACGCGTCGGGCGTGCAGGCGAACGCGGGCACGCCCAGCGCCGCGAGGGCCGCCGCGTTGTCGTGGTCGTACGACGGGGCGCCCTCGTCCGACAGCGCCAGCAGCACCACCACCTGCACCCCGGACTCGACCAGCGCGGCCACCCGGCGGAGCATCTCGGCCCGGATGCCGCCCTCGTACAGGTCGCTGATCAGCACGAAGATGCTGTCGCGCGGTCGGGTGACCAGCTCCTGGCAGTACGCGATCGCGCGGTTGATGTCGGTGCCACCGCCGAGCTGGGTGCCGAAGAGCACCTCCACCGGATCGTGCAGCTGGTCGGTGAGGTCGACGACGGCGGTGTCGAAGACGACGAGCGAGGTACGCAGGGAGCGCATGGACGCGAGCACGGCGGCGAACACCCCGGAGTAGACGACCGACGCCGCCATCGAGCCGGACTGGTCGACGCACAGGATCACGTCCCGCTGCACCGCGGTCGTACGCCGGCCGTACCCGATGAGGCGCTCGGGCACGACGGTCCGGTAGGCGGGCTGGTAGTGCTTGAGGTTCGCGTGGATCGTCCGCTGCCAGTCGATGTCGCCGTGGCGCGGCCGGTTGACCCGGGTGGCGCGGTTGAGGGCGCCGGTGACCGCGGCCTTGGTCTTGTTGGCGATCCGGCGCTCCAGCTCGTCGACCACCTGGCGGACCACCTGCCGGGCGATGTCCATGGTCTGGTCGGGCATGACCTGGTTGAGCGAGAGCAGCGTGCCGACCAGGTGGACGTCCGGCTCGACGGCGGCGAGCATCTCCGGCTCCAGCAGGAGCGTGGTGAGGTTGAGCCGCTCGATCGCGTCGCTCTGCATGACCTGCACGACGGTGCTGGGGAAGTACTCCCGGATGTCGCCCAGCCAGCGGGCCACCTGTGGGGCGGACGCGCCGAGGCCGGCCGAGCGCTGGCCGCCCTGACCCCCGGTGTCATAGAGCGCCCCGAGCGCCGCGTCCATGGCTGCCTCGGGCCCGGTCAGCTCGCCCAGCGGCTCCTCGGCGGCCCCGCCGAGCGCGAGCCGCCACCTGCGCGCTCTGTCATCCATGATGAATCTCCCGTCCAAGTAGGACAGCCAGCGTGGGCAGGACCGCGGCCGCGCGTTCGTCGTCGAGGGCGAACGCGGCCGGCTCGGCGGCGGTCACCCCGCCGCGCACCCGTTCGCCGATGGATCTCCGTTCGGGCTCGGCGAACGTGCCGAACGTCCGCCGCAGCAAGGGCAGCACGTCGGTGAACGAGTCGGCGGCCACGCCCGCCAGCCACTGGTCCACAAGGGACAGCAACGCGGTGTCGTGCACGAGCAGGAGCCCGCCGCCGGCCAGGAAGCCCTCGATCCAGTGCGCGGCGTCGGACGGCGGCGTGCCGGCGGTGAGCACCAGCCCCATCCGGCGCCGGGTCTCGTCGGCGTCGAGCCGGCCCGCGTCGTACAGCAGGCGGGTCACCCGGCCGGCGATCAACGGGTGGGTCCGGTCCGAGCCGGCGAGCCCACCGAGCGCCTCCAGCCACCGATCGCGCAGCGCGGGGTCGTCGAGCATCGCCAAGGCGGCGTGGACCGCGTCGACCAGGTCGCGCAGGGCGCCCGCCGCCTCGTCGGCGAGGGACGTGACCGCGCCGGGCAGGCCGACGCAGACCCGTACGACGAGCCCGTTGGTCACCTCGACCAGCGAGGTCACATCGGTGCCGCGCACGTCGCCGTAGCGCAGGGTGCGGGCCAGCGGCGGCACGGCGCCCATCAGGTGGGCCACGTCGGCGTCGAGCGCGGCCCGGGTGTCCAGCGCGTGCAGCACCGCCGGGTACGCCTCGGGCAGGTCGGCCAGCAGGCACACCTCCACCAGCGGCGTGACCTCGGCGA
Coding sequences within:
- a CDS encoding VWA domain-containing protein — protein: MDDRARRWRLALGGAAEEPLGELTGPEAAMDAALGALYDTGGQGGQRSAGLGASAPQVARWLGDIREYFPSTVVQVMQSDAIERLNLTTLLLEPEMLAAVEPDVHLVGTLLSLNQVMPDQTMDIARQVVRQVVDELERRIANKTKAAVTGALNRATRVNRPRHGDIDWQRTIHANLKHYQPAYRTVVPERLIGYGRRTTAVQRDVILCVDQSGSMAASVVYSGVFAAVLASMRSLRTSLVVFDTAVVDLTDQLHDPVEVLFGTQLGGGTDINRAIAYCQELVTRPRDSIFVLISDLYEGGIRAEMLRRVAALVESGVQVVVLLALSDEGAPSYDHDNAAALAALGVPAFACTPDAFPDLMAAAIERRDLRAFAERL